Proteins encoded by one window of Haliotis asinina isolate JCU_RB_2024 chromosome 6, JCU_Hal_asi_v2, whole genome shotgun sequence:
- the LOC137288076 gene encoding phytanoyl-CoA hydroxylase-interacting protein-like, translated as MADTGKSFAFSLKTEIHDVNVTLSWSEDEVTHLFVVVHKPFDTLHAVYLIEDLDQDDLTLDPTDDDGPTVLVYGVKIVPNVQQSLCMFQVLNSGSFTVRSWTGSEESLRLSNINNLLSKRLVFTRMAMEDFEVSTRYTPPADYKILADQSLPDSCTTLIYLCRDDTQYLLETPMPALGVKVPFPLPPRQAYNGIILQTTRTDHHGHKKYQCQRKSKDFTLNSVMTKDDLERLRAKAESFMLRDSSTHEVKVMFRNKPREKMDDIMESKAGLMAKYIKDRNGDAHSPINNNIDGLFFSVSLDRRTGMIPISSYYGNRRLDVPVEALFTQNTNIYFTDFYCTYKAHYVTVVMTRKGSDTDRFCEATLLQLDPYDNPFLYREGLTVHTTRALHVEVFYTEDVNITALQEQYGTDRVSFTNTLALGNRQSTKHGLPKNRRCVFCNL; from the exons ATGGCCGACACT GGTAAATCTTTTGCATTTTCGTTAAAGACTGAaatacatgatgttaatgtgACATTGTCCTGGAGCGAGGATGAAGTTACACATCTCTTTGTGGTGGTGCACAAACCATTTGATACGCTCCATGCTGTGTACCTAATTGAGGATCTGGACCAAGACGATCTGACACTGGATCCAACCGATGATGACGGACCTACTGTGTTGGTGTATGGGGTGAAGATAGTGCCGAATGTCCAACAAAGTTTATGCATGTTTCAAGTGCTCAACTCTGGCAGTTTCACAGTTCGATCATGGACAG GATCAGAAGAGTCACTAAGACTCAGCAACATTAACAATCTGCTCTCAAAAAGACTGGTGTTTACCAGGATGGCTATG GAGGATTTTGAAGTCTCTACACGATATACCCCACCAGCAGACTACAAGATACTGGCAGACCAGAGTCTCCCTGATTCATGCACCACTCTCATATACCTGTGCCGTGATGACACCCAGTATCTCCTTGAGACCCCCATGCCTGCCCTGGGGGTGAAGGTTCCATTCCCACTACCCCCCAGACAAGCCTATAATGGAATCATCCTGCAGACAACAAGGACAGATCACCATGGACACAAAAAGTACCAATGTCAACGAAAATCAAAAGATTTTACCTTGAATTCAG TGATGACTAAGGATGATTTGGAGAGACTAAGGGCAAAAGCAGAGTCATTCATGTTACGAGATTCATCGACACATGAAGTCAAGGTGATGTTCCGAAACAAGCCACGCGAGAAAATGGACGACATCATGGAAAGCAAGGCTGGACTGATGGCGAAATACATCAAAGACCGGAATGGAGATGCACACTCCCCAATCAACAACAACATTGATGGTCTCTTTTTCAGCGTCTCCCTTGACAGAAGGACTGGAATGATTCCTATATCCTCATATTATGGCAACCGCAGACTTGATGTTCCAGTTGAAGCGCTCTTCACACAAAACACGAATATatatttcactgatttttattgCACCTACAAAGCTCATTATGTGACAGTTGTCATGACAAGAAAAGGTTCGGACACGGATAGATTCTGTGAGGCAACCCTGCTTCAGCTGGACCCCTACGACAACCCGTTCCTTTACAGAGAGGGACTGACAGTACACACGACCCGAGCACTTCATGTTGAGGTGTTCTATACAGAGGACGTCAACATCACAGCCCTCCAGGAGCAATATGGAACAGACAGAGTGAGCTTCACCAACACATTAGCTCTTGGAAATAGGCAGAGCACTAAACATGGCCTGCCAAAGAACAGGCGTTGTGTCTTTTGTAACTTGTGA
- the LOC137288077 gene encoding caspase-3-like: protein MDDKLIHVYTEIDLLRYLVTNNFKNDNTCNPQNIETIEVSGVNIRNHSFKIKFIGIKSFKQLGVHEADGRCHVSIMVFAEKKQRESGMKVLTVTNGNKEILYVNTLRKLCFSIPALVRKHVVLGDLADRDRLYKMDARPRGLCVIINNKTFEDANGNDYLPYRMGSDIDAQNLKRLFQSFAMDVKMYVDLSDCDIIKETKKISLKDHSDYDMFVCCILSHGKNGSVLGVNNSEVPILEITSTFRNRGCPSLAGKPKLFFIQACQGERPQRGFVQTDVILDEEFTKVLPDGSDFLIACSTEPGYESFRHTSTGSYFVNSLVKQLRVSANRSLVDILTDVCNEVSDQTFDNNRKQVPWFTSTLRKTLIFNQCNHYVNV from the coding sequence ATGGACGACAAGCTCATCCATGTCTACACGGAAATTGACCTTCTCAGATACCTCGTCACCAACAATTTTAAAAATGACAACACGTGCAACCCCCAGAACATCGAGACCATTGAAGTTTCCGGAGTCAATATCAGGAACCattccttcaaaataaaattcatcgGTATTAAGTCCTTCAAACAGCTCGGCGTCCACGAAGCAGACGGGAGGTGTCACGTGAGCATTATGGTTTTCGCCGAGAAGAAACAGCGGGAGAGCGGGATGAAGGTCCTGACAGTCACCAACGGCAACAAGGAGATCCTTTACGTGAACACCCTCAGGAAGCTGTGCTTCTCTATCCCAGCCCTGGTCCGGAAGCACGTTGTGCTTGGGGATCTTGCAGACAGGGATCGGTTGTACAAGATGGACGCCAGACCTAGAGGACTCTGTGTGAttatcaacaacaaaacatttgagGATGCCAACGGCAATGATTATTTACCCTACAGGATGGGGTCTGATATCGATGCTCAGAATCTCAAGAGGTTGTTCCAGAGCTTCGCAATGGACGTTAAGATGTATGTGGATCTCAGTGACTGTGATATCATCAAAGAGACAAAGAAGATATCACTGAAAGACCATTCAGATTATGACATGTTTGTCTGTTGTATTTTGTCTCATGGCAAGAATGGTTCCGTGCTTGGAGTAAACAACTCAGAGGTTCCTATTCTGGAAATCACATCCACCTTTAGAAACAGAGGATGTCCTTCCTTGGCCGGCAAACCGAAGCTGTTCTTCATCCAGGCATGTCAGGGTGAAAGACCCCAGCGGGGATTTGTCCAGACTGACGTCATACTGGACGAAGAGTTCACGAAGGTTCTGCCAGATGGGTCAGACTTCCTCATTGCATGTTCCACGGAGCCTGGGTATGAATCATTCCGTCACACGAGCACTGGCTCCTACTTCGTCAACTCTCTGGTGAAGCAGCTCCGTGTCTCGGCTAACAGAAGCCTGGTGGACATTCTCACTGATGTGTGTAACGAGGTGTCGGATCAGACATTCGACAATAACAGGAAGCAGGTTCCCTGGTTTACCTCGACTCTCAGAAAGACGCTGATTTTCAACCAGTGTAATCATTATGTGAATGTCTAA
- the LOC137288078 gene encoding large ribosomal subunit protein bL19m-like, with amino-acid sequence MASLARKLRSLRLSVRTCDNFCKRSVVSGRNDIRVVNYLDNEKVEHHRRTPLSQHPDVKDIESTLVRRHVELPPDFSNVMPEFLPSPRVEHRDRVRELLEREDMYRRREQIEIPEFYVGTILAVTVADKYTAGKTNRFVGICTRRFGHGLRASFILRNVVDGQGVEIMYEMYNPVVQKMEVLRLEKRLDDDLMYLRDCPPEYSTFPMDMEATPLPKGSSVPINTMKVKLNPPPWHERWERMDLKGVEEFQVSEKRMQKAAAVAKPWEKYDLMKHYRESINEVESQTLMKEVFLRKQKIDQEWSSTKRVLRKR; translated from the exons ATGGCATCTTTAGCAAGAAAGTTGAGGTCATTGAGACTGTCAGTCAGGACGTGTGATAATTTCTGTAAACGATCAGTGGTATCAG GTCGAAATGACATCAGAGTGGTCAACTACCTAGACAATGAGAAGGTAGAGCATCATCGGCGAACACCACTGTCCCAACATCCTGATGTAAAGGACATTGAGAGCACGCTTGTGCGGCGCCATGTGGAACTGCCTCCAGACTTCAG CAATGTGATGCCTGAGTTCCTCCCGTCACCTCGAGTGGAGCACCGTGACCGAGTCCGGGAACTGTTGGAAAGGGAGGACATGTACCGGCGCCGAGAACAAATTGAAATCCCAGAGTTTTATGTTG GTACTATTCTGGCTGTGACAGTGGCTGACAAATATACAGCCGGGAAGACAAACCGCTTTGTTGGTATCTGTACTCGTCGTTTTGGCCATGGACTCCGAGCTAGCTTCATTTTGAGGAACGTGGTAGATGGACAAG GTGTAGAGATCATGTATGAGATGTACAACCCTGTAGTGCAGAAGATGGAGGTCCTGAGGCTTGAGAAACGGCTTGACGACGATCTCATGTACCTGCGTGACTGTCCTCCAGAGTACTCTACCTTCCCCATGGACATGGAGGCCACGCCCCTTCCTAAAGGCAGCTCTGTGCCAATCAACACAATGAAG GTGAAGCTGAATCCCCCTCCATGGCATGAGAGGTGGGAGAGGATGGACTTGAAGGGAGTGGAGGAGTTCCAAGTGTCAGAGAAGAGGATGCAGAAGGCGGCAGCAGTAGCGAAACCATGGGAGAAATATGACTTGATGAAACATTACAGAGAGAGCATTAACGAGGTGGAGTCACAGACATTGATGAAGGAGGTGTTCCTCAGGAAGCAGAAGATAGATCAGGAATGGTCCAGCACCAAGAGGGTTCTTCGAAAGCGGTGA